Within Corvus moneduloides isolate bCorMon1 chromosome 23, bCorMon1.pri, whole genome shotgun sequence, the genomic segment TCTGTCCGGCCCAACACCAGTCCCAGTCCTCGAATCctagaatggcctgggttggaaaggaccttatAAATCTTCAActtccaaccctctgccatggacagggataaaacaattgaaaaaatttaaacagtgcatgtggatacaaaaatgctgttagcaaggaattttcctgctgctttctaagCCATGAGATACTTCTCTCTCTCAGGGAAGATAAtagcagaagttctgtaaactatgaacacctgcgaccttgtagaactatgtttatggtacagtagaaaaatattttgacaatggatgtttaggatttctagccaatccacccagggggtggctgatcctttgtccaattagactatgaagaaaaaagtctataaaagagtttgtaaaataattaaataaatcaatcctgctgcacaattcctgcctgctggttcgtctctcctctcctccctacggctgcgggtAATAGTCATAAGTGCATCTCGACAGGCCCTTAAACCAATGCCAACAAGtcaattttaaatattataataTTAACAAACATTAccttaaaatattattttaaaggctTCTAACACAATACTAACAGTGAGAGACAGGATTACAAGGCAAGTGCCAGCAAGTGGTTCGCTCTTCCACTGCTCTGATTCCACTTCAGTTGCAGTGAAAaggctcccagctgctcctgtttTAGGGATGAGGAAACACAGTTCCCTGTCTCACAGCAGAAAACACGGATTAGAGCATCAGGCAGATCTAAGTTTTCTCCTCTGGTTTACTCCTGTCTTTAGACACAGCTAGAACACAAGCAAAAATCTGTGAGTATTGTTAAGGGCTGGCTTAAACATATCATAAGCACAAAGTATTCCTTATGAACAGCCAGTGCCAAGCCACTGGAATAAGCCCAACGGTTTGTCTCCTCCATTCCCGGGCAAATATATGAGCTTGGACACAGACCTACAGGATTTAAACAGCCTGGAAATAAACCGAAACCACGTGCATTGCTGAACAGCCTAGTGGAAATTCTGTCCCGGTGCGTTAATCAATTAATTTCACTATGGCCAGGATTTGGAGTAGAAAACAGCAAATAGCCCTGGGATCACTGGATGAAAGGAACTGTGTGGTTGGAAGGAGTGCTCCTCCCTTGCTGCCACAGAGAACAGCTGGCTTTGCCTGGATATAGAATATCCAGGAATTGAATCTTATAGTCAAGAAATACTGTCCTGTGGAATATGGTAAAGCCAAAGCAAATGCAGCATTCTCCAGGACAGCTGTaacagaaggaggaaagagtGCCGGTCCACCCTATAGGGAAtattctctctcctcccctctgaGATTTCAGattgggaagagaaaaagtgcTTTGTAAAATCCATCAGAAAACGTTCATGTATTCCAGTGATTGTGAAATAGCCTGCTCATTTCAAACAGGCTCATACAACACCCCTCAGTTTTCCCTTAAATCACGTGTTCCAAGGAGGCAATGACACTTGCCACTATTAATACTCCTTTAACCAGCATACAGCGTCAGCTGAGGCACAAGGCAGCACAATTCCAGAAATAACAGATCCGATCTGGCCAATCCCACCTTTGTGCTTTGAGGCCCATCCTCAGCATGACAAACCCCACCAAAGCCCACCCCATCTTGCATAGCTCAGCCTGATTCGACACTCAAAGTCCCAGCGCAAAGTTTCTCTTCTCAGCTGCAAACCTGACCACTGAGCACTCTGCACAGGACTGGTTTTCACAAGACAGCCTTCCTAAAATCCCTGGAACCTGTGAGTAGCCAAGCATCTCAAGCCTGGGCAGGCAGAAAGAACCTAAACAAACTTCCCTTAGAGTTTCCACTGACTGCGTTTATACAAAACACAAGCTGTCAACCTTTCATACCAAGCAGATCATTATGGGAGATCTTTACACCAAGGTCACTGCAGCATTCCTAGAAATCCAAGTGCACGACCATGGGGCATGGGGAtttgtgttgttgttttggttgtttAAAGCAAAGATAAAATAGTTCTTACACAGAAGAAGTCAGTGACAAGCTCTAccacaaaagcagctgttctgAATTTCAGGACTGCACTGGGCAGGAACTGCACTGCGAGTCAGCTCCACCATTTTGGGTCAGGAGAACAttcaaaccttttaaaaaactGGATTAGTAGAGCAAAGCAAGACACGGAAAAGGAATGGGGATTAGCTTTAGAGGAACAGGATTGGGCACAGgcaacaggaaaaggaaaaaaaagaggattatttcagtgttttcaacACTGAACTAACTACCCACCCCTCTCCCTTCACTGGACAACAGAAAGGGCACAAACACTATACATTTTTCATATAATTTCTTGGACCTGCTTTAGGGAATTCTGAAGAAATGACTAACAGTGAGAAGTATAAAAGAATATTCAAGAGTTCCAGACTTTCACAAGAGCTCATCCATCTGCTAGGGCAGCAAGCAGGAATCAAACTGCAAATGAGACAGAGGTTTGGGCAAGTTGAAGCCAAGTGAAACAATTCCAGCTTGGGAGAAGTTCGAAAGAAGCCAAACCTTGAGACATTTAAGCTTCAAGGAACACAACTGCAGAGCATCAACATCTCACACTGTGGGAGAGATAAAAGAGCTGGGAGCAATGGGATTTccccagcacaaagcagcacaaaaaacgggcagggagctgctgccagaacAGCATTTTAACCTTCCGGTGCTTCAACTCTGGTTccttgtatattttttttaattcaagtgGATACCTGAGATGCTTCAAGCAGAGAGAGCatggtttgggctttttggcATCTCTAGTCCCATGGTGAGAATCActccaagaaaaaagaaaaccctccttcaggaaaaataacTGGTCCTCAATGAAACCATGAACGAGCAGTTACAGAAACCTCAGCCACATTCCAGGCTGCGTCACCAAGTGACTGAGGAGGTCAAGCTTGCTGCAAGAACGACCAAGGCGCAAAGAGTCACTTCCTCCATGCCGGATGTTACAGGGGCCCGGAGCACGAAATGCAGGGTGAGTACACGGCAAAGAGCAAACACCGACTGTGCCTACACAACTCCCTTCTCATCTGTGAATTCCAGAGACCTATGACTAAGTTCctttgcaaagaaagaaagcttTCCTAATCAACTGCTGCTGCATCCACTAAAACATGGTTCAGAAAGGCAGCGCCAGCGTTCCAGCTATCCCTGCTGCTTCCGACTCTCCACACTGGCACATCTCGAGAAGCAAGCAAGGGGAGGAGACTTCAATATGCAACTGGGAAGATGAATAAAGATGGTTTACAGCTTTAAGAATATTGCTAAGCCTCATTTGTAGtacatttctgattttcagactttacacagcaaacacagcagctttccGGAAGAAGAGCCCATCATTCTGTCTGCTTTTCCcaaagccttctcctctcctttccttctgcttacCCATACTTAGTACTAATTAACTTgtttcatccatccatccatccctccctccctaaCCTGTCCTTCAGGAgcattttcccccttcccctgcatTCTCCCACTGTGCCAAGGTTCGACTCTCTAAGACTGCAAACTGTTACTCCCTGAAGTCAGATCTGGAGGGTATCACAGAATCCCATCATGATTTAGGTTTGGAAAGCACCTTGCAGATGgatcctgttccaccccctgctatgggcaggcATGCCTTCTGCTAGAcaaggttgctccaagccccatccagctgggccctaaacacttccagggatggagcagccacagcttctctgggaacctGTGCCATGgcatcaccaccctcacagtggTGAAACAATTCTAGGAGGTGAAATCACACAAAACAATCAGGTCCTCACTAAATACCAGTTTACACCTTGCCATTTACTGTTCCTCCCTTACACACTTTCTCCAAGCACCGCAAGTGCTGATTATCAGTTGCAAAACATGACCACCTTTGCGCTGAAGTGTTACTATTTATAAGATGCTCCATgtaaaatatacataaaaaattaaaaactgcattCACTGTCACAGCaaccagctgcagctcctgattCTGTTCTTCAAGTCTTGGGTGAAAAATTCCCCATTGCTCAAACTAAAGAGATCATCAGGAAACTTGGCAAACTCCCAGCCAGCTGTGCTAATGCTAATTTTTATAATTATCATTTTGATCAAACGTAAGCCAGACCCACACTGAGGAGAAGGGCAGCCCCAGGTGACTTTATTACAGCTGAACCCAAGTAAGATTCCAAGCCCAGTGGTTCTTGAATTTGGGGCAGGATTTTCAATTAATGCATCATTAAGGAGTAGATGATGACAGCAGGCTTTGAGAGCAGCATCCAGGGCAGCTGCAAGGCAAGTCGTAAGCTCAGCTCATGTGCcacactgctggcagtgccatgcCGGTGACAGCCCACCACGGCCCCAAACAGAGCCATGAGGAACACAACGACCATCTCCACCGAAGACAGGACCAGCAGTCATGGACTTCAATCGCGGTGAGGGAGATTTAGGTTGGGCATTAGACAAAGCCTCCTTACAGGAAGGATAATTAAGCAGACGGATAGATtgcctggggagggacaggaaCTGCTGTTCCTGGAGGTTTTACAAGTGGAGGGTGACATCTGTCATGCTGACCCCACTGTGGCCAGGGGGTGGATTAGCAGCCGATCTAAGACCCGGCTCTGGTTTCTAACAGCTTCCCAAATGCCCTGCTGGTCTCTGACTTCAAACTGCTCTGATCCAGGAGCTGATAATGGCACAGAAATACGTTTTGTTTACATCACAGCACTCAGGGAAAACTGAGATTCAGCATAACCAACACACAGTCAATCGCAGGCAGGGCCTGGGCAAGgctcctcaccctgctctgccaAGTGCTGGCACccatttcatagaatcatggaacagtttggattggaagggctgttaaagatcatctcattccaactccctgccgtgggcagggacaccttccactcgaccaggcagctccaagccccatccaacctggcctcaaacacttccagggatgaggcagccacagcttctttgggcaacttgtgccagggcctccccaccctcacagggaaatattttctcctaatatccGATCGAAACCTATTCGctcaatttaaagccattccctcttgtcctgcctctccaggctcttgtagtctctctccatctttcctgtgggctcccgTCAGGCCCaactggaaggccacaattaggtcaccccaaagccttctctcctcctaactgaacaatcccaactctctcagcctttcctcacaggagaggtgctccatccctctaatcacCTTGGTGGCTTCTCTGGACATATTCCCCCCAAAAGAGGGGCGACTATTTGGGTGTGGGTTCCAGGTACGAGCAGGCAGATAGCCAAAAACCAGGCTAATGCCCACAGGCTAATACCCCTTCACACCCCAGAGTCTGTCCAGTGCAAGGCAGCCCCCACCACCTCTTACCCTGCAGAACTCAGACAAGACACACAAACACGTTACCTTTTTAAcgttttcctcctcctcttggcGTTTCTCATAGTGTGAGAAGTCATCAAAGATGGAGGTGGTGTGCTTGTAGGTGGCAATGATTTTCAACACCTGCTTAGCCTTTTCCAGAGGCACCTCCTGAGTGTCTCTGGAGTTGGTCACTGGTTTATTCTCATTGTTCTCTAGGCGGATGTGTCGCAGCTGGCTGTTGGGAACGTCCTTCACAAAAATCCACCTGACATCAAAACGTCCCTTCCATTTGTCCTGGGACCACACACCTGCACAGGTGTTATAGTCCACAGCAGATTTCATTTCTGCTACGCCGCAGAAGTGACCGCTACCATTGACACTGAACAGTAAGTATACGGGGCCCTTCCCGTTCATGGAGCGATAGGCTGCATCCAGTCTTTTGTTGCCATGCTCCGTACTGCACCAGATGTTGTATTTAATGGAACGGTGGATATCGTCCTCAGAGTAACTCTTAATGATGAAAACCCGCCCATGCTTCGGGTTCCAGTCAAAATCCTTGGGGTTGTAGTTGTTGACAGATCTCAACTTCTCCAAGACCGGGTGCGGCTCTGAAGGAGAACCAGAACTGGCCTGAGCCTGTCCCACTCCGTTACCGTCCACTCCGTTCTGGCCAAAGCCATTGCCGCGATTCCGAGGGGCAACCCAGCGggtgggctgtgctggtggcacaggCAGCGGAGCTGGCGGTGGCAGCgcctgtggctgctgcccacCCGGAGCCTGGGTCACTGGCGGGCTACTACTGATCTGCTGGCCCAtgggctgtggggacacctGCACTGGCTGCTGAGCAAGATTCTGGACCAAGGCCTGTGACGGGGCTTTTGCCCCCGGCCCTTTGTTATCCCAAGTTCCGATATCCATGTTATGTTTTATGGGAGGCGGCGGAAGACTTGACCCTGCAATGCCATTCTTGGTCTTCAGCTTGGGCTGCTGCTTGGCGGGTTTGCTGGCAATGTCAGCCCATGAGGTCGGCTTCGGCGGCGCAATCGTCGCCGGAGGCAAACTGTTTGACGTCACGATATTACCGGTGATGGATCCGCTCCCTACGGCCGAGCCGACGACTTTTGGGACGCTGCTCGCCACGTCCGTGCTACCCAGCTTGAGGGCTGCCATGCCCTGGTCAATGGTGTTCATGCCAGGAGCCTTGTTCAGAGTCTCGTTGGCAAAGGCCGACTGCCCATCGATCATGGCCCCTCCCAGTGAGCTGGGGGCATAGGCATAGTTGCTGCTGTAGCCAGAGCTTTGAGTGGATTGTCCCTGAGAACTGCTATTCCCCCAAGCCGAAAAGTCTATCCCGCTTGGAAAGAAGTTAAAGCCGTGCTGCCCGAGGAATGGAGTGCTGCCAAGGGCCCCTGGCTGCCCGAACATGGCGTCGGGAAGGAAGTGGGGCTCCCCGTTGCTCAGCTGTCCGTACGAGGTCAGGTAGGGCATGGGGGGATCTCCCCCCGTGGACCAGGCAGCTTCGCCTAAGGAGTAGGAGAATCCAATGGAGGGACTAAAGTAGCTTGGCAAGTAGGAATCAGACATTGCAGTGTATGCattattctgaaagaaaaccacaaaaacataAGCACTGAATTGTTAGAAGGAGTGGAACCAATTTTGAGGGATCAGGAATAAAGGCAGCTTAGATTTCCCATGCTCCACCCCTCCCTACCTTAGGGCTGGGCAGATAAACAGGCCCAGCCTTGAACACCTCCTTTGTTACAAGGGCTCTAAAATCTGTTCTACTGCCAGAAAGCTTAAAgacaaaggcacagaaaggttAAACACAAAGCTTCCCATGCCAAGGTGGCAGCATGTGATGCTCCTGACATACAGTGTGGGACACTGGGAAGCCCCTGCCCAGGCTTTAAAAACCAGTATCTTACCTTGCATCCAAATACCATCTTCTGCTTGTAGCTACTCCCAACAAGggtttttcctgcctgtgtAACATACTTAACCCTTATTATGGTGTtccaggcaggatttggggaaagGATGCAGAGAGAAGGggattaagaagaaaaaggatcCAGTGGAAGCACACTGCAAAAATCACGAGTGTCCCTGATGGCCTTTCTTTAACTTACTAGCCATGAAAACAGCTTTATTCCTACAATTTGAAGTTCCACACTTCACAATATTCCAAGAAATCGCAAACAAACAGGGATTTAAAGCCGATTCCTCAAAACACAAACTTCTCTAGTGCTGTAGGCACACATTGAAAATTACCTGAAAGTGGGAGGTAATCAATAAAAGCCTTTTACAGCACAGTGACAGCACCAGCACAAGCAGGTTTCAAAtccagagagagggaaaaaaaaaaacccggCGCCATGCCTTGATCTCCCTTTTAACATCCAAACAGCCTTTAGGTTACAAAAAACAAATGCCTAATTTGACAATTAGGGAAGTCTCAGACATCCCCAATATTTGCTTACATGAAAAACATCTGTCATTTCCCATTCAAAAACATGGGTCCCCTCCGGGGAGTGGTTCCAGTCCTGCTAATGGACATCATCCTGAGTAATTTGAAcctgtgagcagcagcctcctgctgcccagcccctAACACACCAGCCCAGTGTAGACGAGATCAAAGGCAGGTTCAATTCCCAGCTAAAAGCTTGACTTGCAGCAGGCTCAATTCCCAGCTAAAAGCTTGACTtgcagcaggctctgctccatTTTTCGTTGAATCATGTATTCACGTGCCAAGCACGGCTCCCAGAGGACTTCATGCCACACTGAAAGCCAGAGAGTCTCTCAAGATGGCTCTGGCACCCTCCAGAAATAGCTGGTTTGCCACTCCACCTTCTACTTACGGGAGAGCAACAGGTTTGGGGCTAACCAAGCCCCGACTTCACAGAAATTAATAGGAATTATTTAACATCACATGTTCAGAAAAGAAGATTTCTGTGGTACTGCCTGAAAACTCACAGAGATGCTCTCTCCAACCTTTGTTTTCACAAAGGTCTCccaaaaagcaaatcagaaaaaaaaacctcactctCATCCAGGGTTTTACTAACTGAGGAACTCAATCCTGCTAAACCCAGGGCTCAATCTGTCCAAAAGCACCAACACTGACACCAATTTCTAAGACAAATGAAAGAACTTAAAGCTTCCTATTACTTATTTTGAACCAGCAAAGCCCCTTCATAAATTAATCCCCTCAATGATAAGAGTAAGATATTCTCTCCTAAACTCAGCTTTAAAGGAACGGGAACATGCTGGCCCATCCCTAACCCGAGGGAGAGCCATTTCCTCTCCACAGGAGCACTCGAAGCACCTCACTATCAGATAAAAATCTTTCCTCTTGTcatctcaaaatattttcccactTGTCATTATGTTCAACTTCGACATATTTAACACAGGCTGTATTAAGCTATGACCTGTGGAGTACTAGGCAGCTACATACACGTAGtaaggagggagcagagcagttCAAGAGTTGAGCACAGGCAGCTCAGAGCAAATTTGGGACAcagtcactgctgctctctACCTGAACACCACCAACACTGCTTTGTTATCAAACACAGTACCTCGCTCTGCTCCCCTGCCCTTGCACAACTGACACGCTTACTGGTTAACATGCAAATAAAACTCCACCAGCTTCTCATTCTCTCCATGACTAACACTCTTTGCACAGTTATTTCCTCAAATTCACTGTTCCTCCTCATCTCAGACCAGAAGCAGGGTTCTCAGTGAGCCTTGCTGttgagcttttcctttttaaagggTTGAGAAATCATTTACTGTGTATCTGAGCTTTACAATACACAGTAACCTCGTGGGAACTGACAAGTAACAGTCACACCTGAGAGAGCAGGTGGGGAATAAGGAGCAGTGAAACTTTACAACATGGTTACCTCACGGGTGTGTGGAGAGCTTGGGAAGCAACTCCAAAACTCATTTAATTCAATTACTCAGAGCAGTTTCTCTAACTCCCTTTCCCATCTCCAGCAAAGAGGTGCACCCTTGGATACCTGTGTATTTTTGCCTCCCTCCAGACCAAGCTCTGGAGGTTTTGGGCTCCATTTTATAGAATACAGACCAGCAACATAGCACAATGAGGAACCGAGAGTCACTCAGAGATTCCACTCCAAGTTAACTTGGTGGTTTCACCTCGCTCCAGCTCAGTTTCTTCCTCCTGGGGCACATCCAACCGcttcctgatttttaaaacctatttttaCCAGCCTGagacacaccaaaaaaaattaaagatccAGAAATACTTCACCAAACATGCAAAATAGAGTAAAACACTCTGTTgcttcaaaattataataacctTCATTGTCTTCAGGAAACCTAAATAAAACTGCAATTTGTAGGAAATACATCCACATTCAGAAGGAAGCTGGAAATTAGGGATGTTGATAgctcagacaaaaaaaaaccagcattaaGTAACAACTACTAGGAAAGTAGCTGCTTTTATTCGAGAAAGTAATAATGTTCTCTCACCCTATGAAGACTGAATTTAGGCTTGTAACTCTTTGGGGAGCTGAATGCAGTGAATTGTCTTGATGGACAGGCTGAATTCTGAAGATTATGAACAACTAACATGACAAAGAATACTTATCCCCAGATCTTTAGCACGAACTAGGAAACTACTTGTTGAAAATTTAACTGAGACAGAAATCTGTTTCTGTGTTCCAACAAAACATGCATCAcgtttacatgaaaaaaataacgTACTGACTagtaaaaataagcaaaaatacaGCAAGGGGAAACCAGAACAGCTTATTTTTACTGGTCACAACTGGAAAGAGAAGCCAAGAGAATAAACTGACTGCTCCAGTGCTACTACAGATGTTTATCTATGGTACTCACTTGTACATCTAATCAGCTGAACTCCATCTGTTCTGTGTCACTCCCCTGCAGCTcattaaggaaaacaaacaaacaccagtTAACAGTGGAGTTAATCTAAGAGAAAGTGAAGAGGAAAAGTAGCTGCAAGTTTGACTTCCAGGATCTGGTCACAAAATGCTCTGGCTCAACTTGTAACCGAAGTTCTCACAAAGAGAACTCAACGCTTGCATCACATGTGGgctctggggtttttggtttggttttttttttttgtttgttttttgtttttggttttttttgggggtttttttggtgaaaaacaGAAATCCCCCTGACAGGCATCATCAGTTGACTTGGTGTACAGGTAAGAAGGTTGATCTGATCCTCCAAAAGTGCGGCAGCATCACGTGAAGCAACTTCACAACCCAACTCAGCATATCTCTCTGATGTAAAGAGCCAGAAACCAAACAGGCACAACactaaaactgaaagagcagaaatggTGACTCTGAGACAGTCAcgttggaaaaaaaaaaagacctggaCACCAACTCTAGGAAGTTCTCACAGCCTCAGAAAGTTGCTGAAAACCTTCCTAGTTCACCCACCACTATCTAAGGGCAGTCAATGCTTTCTGCCTGCAGAAATGCAGGTGTAGGATAGGATATAATTTAAGGCAGCTAGCAAACATCAAAATGCAATCAGTGGAGATGGGAAACACACAAGGAGGCCAAATTCCCCTcccttggagcagcaggaaaccaTCAGGCTCTTGGTGCTCCTACCTGCATCAGGTACTCACCGGGCGGGCCTGGGGACTCAGGTAAGGCTCAAAGTCATCATCATTCAGCCCATCCTTCTGGTGCACAGAGCCGTTTTGCACTGAGAAGAGATGTGTAACGTTAGAAAAACCTATGCAATGAATTCCCATAACGAACAGCTTAAAGTATTTAAAGCCAAACCCCGTAACATAACGAACTTCTGCCAATTCTAACACACTACACTCAGCCCACGGCACACAGACGCTTGCCCACCGCACAGACATCACCCGCAAACTatccccaccccagcagccaTGCCCGGTCGCAGGGTTTATTTCCCCCCCGGCAGGTTTTAGGGAGACCCTCCCGCTCCcagccgccccccccccccccccggcttCCCGGGACCTCACCTTTGTTGCTTTGGCCCTTGGGTCTCTGGCGCGACGGCGGCGACgtggggagagaaagagggagagcgGTGAGTCAGGGACACAGACTCGGCCCGGCGAAGGGGGGACAGAGCCGGGGTGGGTAAACAGACCCGTCGCGGCGGGGGAACCCAAGGCTCGGCAGGGACAAATCCGGCCCGGGGAGGGGAGAGATCCGTCCCGGCGGGGTCGAGCCCTGCGAGGAcaggcccggcccggccgcatCACAATGGAGCGCGGCCCTGCGACAGGGGACGGGTGAGGTCGCAGCCGccgctcggcccggcccggggcgcAACCCCCGTTAGGCCCAGAGCCGCGGTCTCGCCCGGCGGGGCCGTCCCGGTATCGGCGGGGGGACTCCTACCTGCTCCAGGAGGCTGCTAGCCGACATGGCTCCGCGgcggg encodes:
- the YTHDF2 gene encoding YTH domain-containing family protein 2 isoform X2, encoding MSDSYLPSYFSPSIGFSYSLGEAAWSTGGDPPMPYLTSYGQLSNGEPHFLPDAMFGQPGALGSTPFLGQHGFNFFPSGIDFSAWGNSSSQGQSTQSSGYSSNYAYAPSSLGGAMIDGQSAFANETLNKAPGMNTIDQGMAALKLGSTDVASSVPKVVGSAVGSGSITGNIVTSNSLPPATIAPPKPTSWADIASKPAKQQPKLKTKNGIAGSSLPPPPIKHNMDIGTWDNKGPGAKAPSQALVQNLAQQPVQVSPQPMGQQISSSPPVTQAPGGQQPQALPPPAPLPVPPAQPTRWVAPRNRGNGFGQNGVDGNGVGQAQASSGSPSEPHPVLEKLRSVNNYNPKDFDWNPKHGRVFIIKSYSEDDIHRSIKYNIWCSTEHGNKRLDAAYRSMNGKGPVYLLFSVNGSGHFCGVAEMKSAVDYNTCAGVWSQDKWKGRFDVRWIFVKDVPNSQLRHIRLENNENKPVTNSRDTQEVPLEKAKQVLKIIATYKHTTSIFDDFSHYEKRQEEEENVKKVTCLCVLSEFCRVRGGGGCLALDRLWGVKGY
- the YTHDF2 gene encoding YTH domain-containing family protein 2 isoform X1 translates to MSASSLLEQRPKGQSNKVQNGSVHQKDGLNDDDFEPYLSPQARPNNAYTAMSDSYLPSYFSPSIGFSYSLGEAAWSTGGDPPMPYLTSYGQLSNGEPHFLPDAMFGQPGALGSTPFLGQHGFNFFPSGIDFSAWGNSSSQGQSTQSSGYSSNYAYAPSSLGGAMIDGQSAFANETLNKAPGMNTIDQGMAALKLGSTDVASSVPKVVGSAVGSGSITGNIVTSNSLPPATIAPPKPTSWADIASKPAKQQPKLKTKNGIAGSSLPPPPIKHNMDIGTWDNKGPGAKAPSQALVQNLAQQPVQVSPQPMGQQISSSPPVTQAPGGQQPQALPPPAPLPVPPAQPTRWVAPRNRGNGFGQNGVDGNGVGQAQASSGSPSEPHPVLEKLRSVNNYNPKDFDWNPKHGRVFIIKSYSEDDIHRSIKYNIWCSTEHGNKRLDAAYRSMNGKGPVYLLFSVNGSGHFCGVAEMKSAVDYNTCAGVWSQDKWKGRFDVRWIFVKDVPNSQLRHIRLENNENKPVTNSRDTQEVPLEKAKQVLKIIATYKHTTSIFDDFSHYEKRQEEEENVKKVTCLCVLSEFCRVRGGGGCLALDRLWGVKGY